A window of Selenomonas ruminantium subsp. lactilytica TAM6421 contains these coding sequences:
- a CDS encoding AAA family ATPase, with translation MENTVITISRQYGAGGRELAEIMAKKLGIKLYDRQIVHIAAAKMGIDDLSEEELLEMENQVKPLSLSFIPFHSFGTHMGSSSQEMFMSESAAIRKIAKDGPCIFLGRSADYALRKLDNVFSIFVCADDDFREKRGQEVYDGKSLKELDKEDEKRARYYNYYTGRTWGAGENYDLVVNTSSGDLEKIADGLIAYMREIKG, from the coding sequence ATGGAAAATACTGTTATAACCATCAGCCGTCAGTATGGTGCTGGTGGACGTGAACTGGCAGAGATTATGGCCAAGAAGCTGGGCATCAAGCTCTATGACCGTCAGATCGTCCATATTGCCGCAGCCAAAATGGGCATTGACGATTTGAGCGAGGAAGAACTGCTGGAGATGGAAAATCAGGTCAAGCCTTTGTCCCTGAGCTTCATCCCGTTCCACTCCTTTGGCACCCATATGGGCAGCAGCAGTCAGGAGATGTTCATGAGCGAGTCGGCGGCTATCCGCAAGATTGCCAAAGATGGTCCATGTATTTTCCTGGGACGCAGTGCGGATTATGCTCTGCGCAAATTAGATAACGTTTTCTCTATCTTCGTCTGCGCAGATGATGATTTCCGCGAGAAGCGTGGCCAGGAAGTCTATGATGGCAAGAGCCTCAAGGAACTGGACAAGGAAGACGAGAAGCGTGCCCGCTATTATAATTATTATACGGGTCGCACCTGGGGCGCTGGGGAGAATTACGATTTGGTCGTGAATACCAGCTCCGGTGATCTGGAAAAGATCGCAGACGGGCTGATTGCCTATATGCGTGAGATCAAAGGCTGA
- a CDS encoding glycoside-pentoside-hexuronide (GPH):cation symporter: MEAVAVAEKKNSMWPRIAYACGTFGHDVFYAMLATYFMIFVTSNLFSSNNPSRDAYMIGVVTTIIMVLRVAELFIDPFMGNIIDKTKTRWGRFKPWVIVGAFVAAITLAALFTDFGGLTVSNPTLYLILFAIVYFIMDVFYSAKDVAIWSMIPALSFDSHEREITATVARIGSVFGGQLVTIMVMPIVLYFSVNQNGGAGDPQGWFAFACIGGGIATLGAIILGIGTKEQESALRENKVDTSFKDVFKVLAKNDQLLWIACAYLILGLGQNIVNNFNLYYFIYVIGDATKFSILGIINVVIGLMAVALFPVLTTKFSRRKLFFSSLAIMTAALILYALSGTNVWMALVAAGLFNLPQPLIFLVVLMTITDSVEYGQLKLGHRDEAVCLCVRPLVDKLSGAVTGGIVGLTAVWVGMTGGATAADITAGSLLKFQLIMFAIPVILLVLAAFVYRGKVTLTEEEHARIVEELEEKWEDMNK, translated from the coding sequence ATGGAGGCAGTAGCAGTGGCAGAGAAGAAAAACAGCATGTGGCCGCGCATTGCGTACGCTTGCGGTACCTTTGGCCATGACGTATTTTACGCCATGTTGGCAACTTATTTTATGATTTTCGTGACGAGTAATCTTTTCTCGTCCAACAATCCCAGCCGGGATGCTTATATGATCGGTGTTGTTACGACCATCATCATGGTTCTGCGTGTGGCAGAGCTGTTCATCGATCCGTTCATGGGTAATATCATCGACAAGACGAAGACCCGTTGGGGCCGGTTTAAGCCCTGGGTTATCGTGGGTGCTTTCGTAGCAGCCATCACGCTGGCAGCGCTGTTCACGGATTTCGGCGGCCTGACGGTTTCCAATCCGACCCTTTATCTGATTCTTTTTGCAATCGTTTACTTTATCATGGATGTGTTCTACTCCGCTAAGGACGTAGCCATCTGGTCCATGATTCCGGCCCTGTCCTTTGATTCTCATGAGCGTGAGATCACGGCAACGGTTGCCCGTATTGGTTCTGTGTTCGGCGGCCAGCTCGTTACGATCATGGTTATGCCGATTGTCCTGTATTTCTCCGTCAATCAGAATGGCGGTGCCGGCGATCCGCAGGGCTGGTTTGCCTTTGCCTGCATCGGCGGCGGTATTGCAACGCTGGGCGCAATTATCCTGGGGATAGGCACCAAGGAGCAGGAATCTGCTCTGCGTGAAAACAAGGTGGATACGTCCTTCAAAGATGTATTCAAGGTTCTGGCCAAGAATGACCAGTTGCTGTGGATAGCCTGCGCTTATTTGATTTTGGGTTTAGGTCAGAATATTGTCAATAACTTCAATCTTTACTATTTCATCTATGTTATCGGTGATGCAACGAAATTCTCTATCCTGGGTATCATCAACGTGGTTATCGGCCTGATGGCTGTGGCTCTCTTCCCGGTACTCACGACGAAATTCAGCCGCCGCAAACTGTTCTTCAGCTCTCTGGCTATCATGACGGCTGCACTGATTCTCTATGCACTGTCCGGCACCAATGTTTGGATGGCTCTGGTTGCTGCTGGTCTCTTCAACCTTCCGCAGCCCCTTATCTTCCTGGTGGTTCTCATGACCATCACGGACTCTGTGGAATATGGCCAGTTGAAACTCGGTCATCGTGATGAAGCGGTCTGCCTCTGCGTACGTCCGCTGGTGGATAAACTCTCCGGTGCCGTTACGGGTGGTATCGTAGGTCTGACGGCTGTATGGGTCGGTATGACCGGCGGTGCTACGGCTGCAGACATCACGGCTGGCAGCCTGCTGAAATTCCAGCTCATCATGTTCGCGATTCCGGTAATCCTGCTCGTACTTGCAGCCTTTGTTTATCGCGGCAAGGTTACGCTGACGGAAGAAGAACATGCCCGCATCGTGGAAGAACTGGAAGAAAAATGGGAAGACATGAATAAGTAA
- a CDS encoding serine hydroxymethyltransferase, which yields MTNEKILTKLESFDPELCGQLKRALKQQRITLSLIPTTNAASPFAAFLKGSTLGDEIIDHHKTHHRSSLERLAVARAKELYGAEHAIVRTGSLAIASRVVMLALLKKGDTVLSFNLRKSEHCTGDLQYNFVKFGVEPDTLELNFAKVQSLAHKHRPDMIIYSPVNYPRNIDYAQLRKIADEVGAYLWIDLGQNSGLVAAGKIASPVPYADVATFAASDALHGPQNGIILCKEKIAELLDRTVIETGHSSLKKNVLASLALVFKEADCMEYQDYAQQVLDNARGLENGLLSAGCKLLCSPTENHLVLVQLPEGTDGEDVADKLKEAGLLVKAETLMTSEDNISYPILRLSSLDSATRFLQAEEMEEVGRILGQFLNSPQDEAAMQTVSKFIKKLVEDLPLFAEDWLPEMEAFDDGDAEMAMRAMIHWNI from the coding sequence ATGACCAATGAGAAAATCCTGACGAAATTAGAATCCTTTGATCCTGAACTCTGCGGGCAGTTGAAGCGGGCGCTTAAGCAGCAGCGCATCACCTTGTCGTTGATACCGACCACGAATGCGGCTTCGCCGTTTGCTGCGTTCCTGAAGGGCAGTACGCTGGGGGATGAGATCATTGATCACCATAAGACGCATCATCGCAGTTCGCTGGAGCGGCTGGCGGTGGCGCGGGCCAAGGAGCTTTATGGGGCAGAGCATGCGATCGTGCGTACCGGCAGTCTGGCGATTGCTTCCCGTGTCGTGATGCTGGCGCTGTTGAAAAAGGGAGACACGGTGCTTTCCTTCAACCTGCGCAAGTCGGAGCATTGCACTGGCGATTTGCAGTATAATTTCGTGAAATTTGGCGTGGAGCCGGATACGCTGGAGCTGAATTTTGCGAAGGTGCAGTCGCTGGCGCATAAGCATCGTCCGGATATGATCATCTATTCGCCGGTCAACTATCCGCGCAATATTGATTATGCCCAGCTGCGGAAGATTGCCGATGAAGTGGGGGCGTATCTATGGATTGACTTGGGCCAGAATTCCGGACTGGTGGCTGCGGGCAAGATTGCTTCGCCGGTTCCTTATGCAGATGTGGCGACTTTTGCGGCCAGCGATGCCCTGCATGGACCGCAGAATGGTATTATCCTTTGCAAGGAAAAGATCGCGGAGCTTCTGGACAGGACCGTGATTGAGACGGGGCATAGCTCCCTGAAGAAAAATGTACTGGCGTCCCTGGCTTTGGTATTCAAGGAAGCAGATTGCATGGAATATCAGGATTATGCCCAGCAGGTCCTAGACAATGCCCGGGGATTGGAAAATGGGCTGCTCAGTGCCGGTTGCAAGCTCTTGTGCAGTCCGACGGAAAATCATCTGGTGCTGGTGCAACTGCCGGAAGGTACGGACGGGGAAGATGTGGCCGATAAGCTGAAGGAAGCCGGGCTTTTGGTCAAGGCGGAGACATTGATGACTTCGGAGGATAATATCAGCTATCCGATCTTGCGCCTGTCCAGTCTGGACAGTGCGACACGTTTCCTGCAGGCGGAGGAAATGGAGGAGGTCGGCAGGATACTGGGCCAGTTCCTCAATTCACCGCAGGATGAAGCGGCCATGCAGACCGTGAGCAAGTTCATCAAGAAACTGGTGGAGGATCTGCCACTGTTCGCCGAAGACTGGTTGCCGGAAATGGAGGCATTTGATGACGGCGATGCCGAGATGGCGATGCGGGCGATGATTCATTGGAATATTTAA